In the Oncorhynchus nerka isolate Pitt River linkage group LG2, Oner_Uvic_2.0, whole genome shotgun sequence genome, one interval contains:
- the LOC115136378 gene encoding uncharacterized protein C3orf18 homolog encodes MDSTMVKTTASFLSTVSSMTPTSMTSLLAVTTDARMERDNVTASRTTLMTSTITITTTNETSYNATKLSEVALEGPGMGMVLVPFGIITVIGLALVMMLYIRKRKRLEKLRHQLMPMYNFDPAEEQDDLEQELLDHNRDGNLTGSNNKTLTTSQGTTQRPSRLVFTDVANVLNA; translated from the exons ATGGATTCGACCATGGTCAAAACCACCGCTAGctttctctccactgtctccagCATGACCCCCACCTCCATGACCTCCCTCCTCGCCGTTACCACAGACGCAAGGATGGAACGGGACAATGTCACCGCATCCAGAACAACACTCATGACCAGTACCATTACTATAACAACAACCAACGAGACAAGCTACAACGCCACCAAGCTGTCAGAGGTGGCGTTAGAAGGCCCGGGGATGGGCATGGTGCTGGTGCCCTTTGGCATCATCACTGTAATTGGCCTGGCATTGGTCATG ATGTTGTATATCAGGAAACGGAAGAG ACTGGAGAAGCTGAGGCACCAGCTGATGCCCATGTATAACTTTGACCCGGCAGAGGAACAGGATGACCTGGAACAGGAACTACTGGACCACAACCGGGACGGCAACCTCACAGGATCCAATAACAAG ACTCTCACGACCTCCCAGGGGACGACGCAGAGGCCCAGTCGCCTGGTCTTCACAGACGTAGCCAACGTTCTCAATGCATAA